The following are encoded in a window of Flavobacterium sp. WC2421 genomic DNA:
- the lpxA gene encoding acyl-ACP--UDP-N-acetylglucosamine O-acyltransferase, whose amino-acid sequence MNQPLAYVHPGAKIAKNVVIEPFTTIHNNVVIGDGTWIGSNVTIMEGARIGKNCNIFPGAVISAVPQDLKFGGEESLAIIGDNCTIRECVTINRGTIASGQTTLGNNCLVMATAHIAHDCHIGDNAIIVNGVALAGHVTVGKFAVIGGLAAIHQFIHIGDHAMISGGSLVRKDVPPFTKAAKEPLSYVGINSVGLRRRGFTTEKIKEIQDIYRILYQKNYNTTQAIGIIEAEMEATPERDEILDFIRNSSRGVMKGYTGNY is encoded by the coding sequence ATGAATCAACCCTTAGCATATGTTCATCCTGGCGCTAAAATCGCCAAAAATGTTGTAATAGAGCCTTTTACAACCATTCACAATAATGTTGTTATTGGTGATGGAACTTGGATAGGTTCTAATGTTACCATTATGGAAGGCGCAAGAATAGGAAAAAATTGCAATATATTTCCTGGTGCAGTAATATCTGCAGTACCGCAGGATTTAAAATTTGGTGGAGAAGAATCTTTAGCAATAATAGGTGATAATTGTACTATAAGAGAATGTGTCACCATTAATAGAGGAACAATTGCTTCAGGTCAAACAACCCTTGGGAACAATTGTTTAGTTATGGCTACAGCACATATTGCGCATGATTGTCACATTGGCGATAATGCAATTATCGTTAACGGTGTTGCATTAGCTGGACATGTTACGGTTGGGAAATTTGCCGTTATAGGTGGTTTAGCTGCTATTCATCAGTTTATTCATATTGGAGATCATGCGATGATTTCGGGTGGTTCATTAGTGAGGAAAGATGTTCCTCCTTTTACAAAAGCTGCTAAAGAACCTTTATCTTATGTTGGAATAAACTCAGTTGGGTTAAGAAGAAGAGGTTTTACAACGGAGAAAATTAAAGAGATTCAAGATATTTATAGAATTTTATATCAAAAAAACTATAATACAACCCAAGCAATTGGAATTATTGAAGCGGAAATGGAAGCAACTCCTGAGCGTGATGAAATATTAGATTTTATCAGAAATTCGTCTCGTGGTGTTATGAAAGGATATACCGGGAATTATTAA
- the efp gene encoding elongation factor P, which produces MASTSDIKNGLCIKYNNDIYKIIEFLHVKPGKGPAFVRTKLRSLSNGKVLDNTFSAGHKIEEVRVENHKFQYLYPEGDDFHFMNTETFEQISLNKNILDSPDLLKEGESVMVSINTETDLPLSVDMPASVVLEVTYAEPGIKGNTATNATKSATVETGATVNVPLFINEGDKIKIDTASGSYMERVKE; this is translated from the coding sequence ATGGCATCTACATCAGACATCAAAAACGGATTATGTATTAAGTACAATAATGATATTTACAAAATCATTGAATTTCTTCATGTTAAACCAGGTAAAGGACCTGCATTTGTAAGAACCAAATTGAGAAGTTTGAGTAATGGAAAAGTATTGGATAATACATTTTCTGCAGGACATAAAATTGAAGAAGTACGTGTTGAAAATCATAAATTTCAATATTTATATCCAGAAGGAGATGACTTTCACTTTATGAATACAGAGACATTCGAACAAATATCTTTGAATAAAAACATCTTGGATTCACCAGATTTATTGAAAGAAGGTGAAAGCGTAATGGTTAGTATTAATACTGAAACTGACTTGCCTCTTTCAGTAGATATGCCTGCATCTGTAGTACTTGAAGTAACATATGCTGAACCAGGAATTAAAGGAAATACAGCTACAAATGCTACAAAATCGGCTACGGTAGAAACTGGAGCGACAGTAAATGTACCTTTATTCATTAACGAAGGAGATAAAATTAAAATAGATACAGCTTCAGGTTCATACATGGAGCGTGTTAAGGAATAA